In a single window of the Polyangiaceae bacterium genome:
- a CDS encoding ABC transporter ATP-binding protein has protein sequence MRDLWAILGIVRRSLRGGPLLGFAFAISLAAVAGATAGLLPSLVGVSVGAIIGRSPAPTPGIAGAFAHLVSGASAWIVIGLTLIATTITVGIAMAQSRKSTELAAEVTAALRIELVRSALWASPRAVSAAGAAALAPKGGPPAPPGAKAPAARGFDAVKLVIARDAAAVADFSVAVLTGLPQALVTLTVLAVDLASGGAGFVLIGTTVLFVLSRVLSDKASRRVGERMQAMQRADTSVFGSLGEMLNATEELRLLGARSTALGEFSASAHGAADARRNFAAALAMSGQIKSVLTAMSPLVILVALKISGRSHDASDVAKLLLVVPLLLGRFEAIDGLRSGLLERGPLLASLREFLSMPPHPPEPKDPVPLASVESSAVVLENLRYQPEGTDRAVLDGVSLEIPPGAVVAVCGASGSGKSTLLRMLLRLDEPTGGSIRVGGVDIGRIAPRDLPKLFAVLGQASVLLERTVEQNLALGLDDAPTAESMKTMLAKVRLDELVEGRDGRGLSTEVRKVPPNFSGGEQRRLMLARMLLRDARVLVLDEPEAGLPGATAEELLKNVIELSAGRTTIVVTHAPHLVRSTWNVVLDKGKIAAMGTHDELVQSSEIYRSLLAEGARKAAAGPAPSAAKPPGVGGPPGATPPMARPPM, from the coding sequence GTGCGCGACCTCTGGGCCATCCTCGGCATCGTTCGACGCTCTTTACGCGGCGGGCCGCTCCTCGGCTTCGCCTTCGCCATCAGTCTCGCAGCCGTTGCAGGCGCGACCGCCGGGCTTCTCCCAAGCCTCGTGGGCGTCTCCGTTGGCGCCATCATCGGACGATCACCTGCGCCAACGCCAGGCATCGCCGGAGCCTTTGCACACCTCGTGTCCGGAGCGAGCGCGTGGATCGTCATCGGTCTGACGCTCATCGCCACGACGATCACGGTCGGCATCGCCATGGCGCAGAGCCGAAAAAGCACCGAGCTTGCAGCCGAAGTCACAGCCGCCCTCCGCATCGAGCTCGTGCGCTCCGCTCTCTGGGCATCGCCACGCGCCGTGTCTGCTGCTGGCGCCGCAGCACTCGCTCCCAAAGGAGGACCTCCTGCTCCACCAGGTGCCAAGGCTCCCGCGGCGCGAGGGTTTGACGCGGTCAAACTCGTCATCGCCCGCGACGCTGCCGCCGTGGCAGATTTTTCCGTCGCCGTACTGACGGGACTGCCCCAAGCGCTCGTCACGCTCACGGTGCTCGCCGTCGATCTCGCAAGCGGCGGTGCCGGGTTTGTCCTCATCGGCACGACCGTGCTTTTCGTCTTGTCACGCGTGCTCTCCGATAAAGCATCACGACGCGTCGGCGAACGCATGCAAGCGATGCAGCGCGCCGATACGAGCGTCTTCGGTTCACTTGGGGAAATGCTCAACGCGACCGAAGAACTGCGCCTGCTCGGCGCACGCTCGACGGCACTTGGCGAGTTTTCTGCATCTGCTCACGGAGCTGCCGATGCTCGACGAAACTTCGCCGCTGCACTTGCAATGTCGGGACAAATCAAGAGCGTGCTGACGGCGATGTCGCCGCTCGTGATCCTCGTGGCGCTGAAGATTTCCGGTAGGTCCCACGATGCAAGTGACGTGGCGAAATTGCTCCTCGTCGTTCCGCTCTTGCTCGGACGCTTCGAAGCCATCGATGGCTTGCGGTCGGGTCTGCTCGAACGCGGCCCCTTGCTCGCTTCGCTACGTGAATTCTTGTCGATGCCGCCGCATCCACCCGAGCCGAAAGATCCCGTCCCGCTCGCAAGCGTGGAGAGCAGCGCGGTGGTGCTCGAGAACCTTCGGTATCAGCCCGAAGGCACCGATCGCGCCGTGCTCGATGGTGTGTCGCTCGAGATCCCGCCGGGCGCAGTCGTCGCCGTGTGCGGAGCATCGGGATCGGGCAAGTCGACGCTGCTCCGCATGCTACTTCGTCTCGACGAACCCACGGGCGGGAGCATCCGCGTGGGAGGTGTCGACATCGGACGCATCGCACCGCGTGACCTACCAAAACTCTTTGCCGTGCTCGGTCAAGCTTCCGTGCTGCTCGAACGAACCGTGGAGCAGAACCTCGCGCTAGGTCTCGATGACGCACCAACGGCCGAGTCGATGAAAACGATGCTTGCGAAAGTTCGTCTCGACGAACTCGTCGAAGGTCGCGATGGGCGTGGTTTGTCCACGGAGGTACGGAAAGTTCCGCCGAACTTTTCCGGCGGTGAGCAGCGTCGTCTGATGCTTGCTCGGATGCTGCTACGCGATGCTCGCGTGCTGGTGCTCGACGAGCCCGAAGCTGGTTTGCCCGGGGCGACGGCGGAGGAGCTTTTGAAAAACGTGATCGAATTGTCGGCGGGTCGAACGACGATCGTCGTCACGCACGCGCCGCACCTCGTGCGTTCGACGTGGAACGTGGTGCTCGACAAGGGCAAGATCGCCGCGATGGGCACACACGACGAGCTCGTGCAATCGTCGGAGATTTATCGTTCGCTGCTTGCGGAAGGAGCTCGCAAGGCGGCCGCAGGCCCTGCGCCGAGCGCCGCCAAGCCGCCGGGAGTGGGCGGGCCGCCGGGCGCGACGCCGCCCATGGCAAGGCCGCCGATGTAG
- a CDS encoding oligopeptide transporter, OPT family — MRAVVLGALLGIVFAASSVYLALKVGLTVSASIPIAVMSITIFRLFGRATILENNIVQTTGSAGESIAAGVAFTLPSLLLMGYDLPVAKVLVLSVLGGLLGVLMMIPLRHGLIVEEHGKLKYPEGTACADVLIVGETGGTNAKTVFSGFGLGFLYKLLGDPLKLFQMNPDHRFTGFRGASIGGELSPEMLGVGYIIGPRTASIMMAGGVLAYLILIPLIAFFGDGLDVPLFPATTLIRDMTPNEIRSRYVLYIGAGAVATGGFISLGRALPTIVKAFRSGIKSFRAGRAGQSAAPRTERDLPFSVVLYGSIALLLAIWLAPMLGITFASAVLIMLFGFFFVTVSSRICGEIGSSSNPISGMTVATLLITCLLFLAMGWVGVDYRAMALSTAAIVCIAASNGGATSQDLKTGYLVGATPYRQQIGLLVGVVTSALVIGTTLLFLNRSYTTRAAETYEAPMPPASITAILEKGPDGKDYRVAYQAESGAAIPQGKYLVDEAGKVAFVIDPGIGGRVPHEPEKVDAPSPVPESAAKKGSMLGPDRKSYEVVEVPSAAGGAATRYLADDGQLVYRMREVKKLDAPKASLFALIIDGILTRKLPWGLVLIGVMLALTMELCGVASLPFAVGVYLPISTSVPIFVGGIVRWLVDQRRGANADDADFSPGTLLSSGYIAGGAIAGLCAAFVAGVGMESKFELGHLFARFSSSNVSGILVFGALAAILYSVAVRGQSAMSK, encoded by the coding sequence GTGCGAGCCGTGGTGCTCGGTGCGCTATTGGGTATCGTTTTCGCCGCATCGTCGGTGTACTTGGCGCTCAAGGTGGGTTTGACCGTGTCGGCATCCATCCCGATTGCCGTCATGTCAATCACGATCTTTCGCTTGTTCGGTCGAGCGACGATTCTGGAGAACAACATCGTTCAAACGACGGGATCTGCGGGCGAATCCATCGCGGCGGGCGTGGCATTCACGCTGCCGTCGTTGCTCTTGATGGGATACGATCTGCCGGTTGCGAAGGTGCTCGTCCTGAGTGTGCTGGGCGGGCTGCTCGGTGTGCTCATGATGATTCCGCTGCGGCATGGGCTCATCGTCGAGGAACACGGCAAATTGAAGTATCCCGAAGGCACGGCTTGCGCCGACGTGCTCATCGTGGGCGAAACGGGCGGCACGAATGCGAAGACGGTGTTCTCCGGTTTTGGATTGGGTTTTCTCTACAAACTTCTGGGCGATCCCCTGAAGCTTTTTCAGATGAATCCCGACCATCGTTTTACGGGATTCAGGGGCGCGAGCATTGGAGGCGAATTGTCGCCGGAGATGCTCGGCGTGGGGTACATCATCGGCCCGCGCACCGCGAGCATCATGATGGCTGGTGGAGTGCTAGCATACTTGATTTTGATCCCTTTGATTGCTTTTTTTGGCGATGGCCTCGATGTCCCGCTGTTTCCAGCAACGACGCTCATTCGAGACATGACGCCGAACGAAATTCGCAGCCGTTATGTGCTCTACATCGGTGCCGGCGCCGTGGCGACCGGTGGTTTCATTAGTTTGGGCCGAGCGCTGCCGACGATCGTGAAAGCATTTCGGAGCGGCATCAAGAGTTTTCGAGCGGGCAGGGCGGGCCAATCGGCTGCGCCGCGTACCGAACGCGATTTGCCCTTTTCTGTGGTGCTTTACGGATCGATCGCGCTTCTGCTGGCCATTTGGCTGGCGCCGATGCTGGGCATCACGTTCGCATCTGCCGTGCTCATCATGCTTTTCGGGTTTTTCTTCGTGACCGTGTCGTCACGCATCTGTGGCGAGATTGGTTCGTCGTCGAATCCCATTTCCGGCATGACGGTGGCGACGCTCTTGATCACGTGTCTCTTGTTTTTGGCCATGGGCTGGGTGGGCGTCGATTACCGTGCGATGGCTTTGTCCACCGCGGCCATCGTGTGCATTGCTGCATCGAATGGTGGCGCGACGAGCCAAGACCTGAAAACCGGATATCTCGTTGGTGCAACGCCGTATCGTCAACAAATTGGGCTGCTCGTGGGCGTCGTGACGAGCGCGCTCGTCATTGGTACGACGCTCTTGTTTCTGAATCGATCGTATACGACGCGTGCTGCAGAAACCTACGAAGCGCCCATGCCTCCCGCGTCGATCACGGCGATCCTCGAGAAAGGACCGGACGGGAAAGATTATCGAGTCGCGTATCAAGCTGAATCCGGGGCGGCCATTCCGCAAGGTAAATACTTGGTGGACGAAGCTGGAAAAGTAGCATTCGTCATCGATCCGGGCATTGGCGGGCGCGTTCCGCACGAACCCGAAAAGGTCGACGCGCCGTCGCCGGTGCCCGAATCTGCGGCCAAAAAGGGATCGATGCTCGGCCCGGATAGGAAATCGTACGAAGTCGTCGAAGTCCCCTCTGCTGCGGGTGGTGCGGCGACGCGGTATTTGGCGGACGACGGACAACTCGTCTATCGCATGCGTGAAGTAAAGAAGCTCGACGCACCGAAGGCGAGTCTGTTCGCGCTCATCATCGACGGCATTCTCACGCGAAAATTGCCGTGGGGATTGGTGCTCATCGGCGTGATGTTGGCGCTCACGATGGAGCTTTGCGGAGTTGCATCGCTCCCGTTTGCCGTGGGCGTGTATTTGCCCATTTCGACGAGCGTGCCCATTTTCGTGGGCGGCATCGTGCGATGGCTGGTCGATCAGCGTCGTGGCGCCAATGCGGACGATGCCGATTTCAGTCCTGGAACGCTGCTCAGCTCCGGCTACATTGCGGGCGGCGCCATTGCGGGCCTTTGCGCTGCATTCGTCGCGGGCGTCGGCATGGAATCGAAGTTCGAGCTGGGCCACCTTTTTGCTCGATTCAGCTCGAGCAACGTCTCCGGCATTCTCGTGTTCGGCGCGCTTGCGGCCATTCTCTATTCGGTCGCCGTGCGTGGGCAGTCCGCGATGTCGAAATGA
- a CDS encoding PA0069 family radical SAM protein: MPRPVQNPPNPWSSTQVEWLEEPPNATLQVFEERARSILSENDSPDLPFRYSVNPYRGCIHACAYCYARPSHQYLGFGAGTDFDRKIVVKTNAPELLREAFVRPSWKGDDVVFSGNTDCYQALEANYEITRRCLEVCLEFQNPISIITKSRLVARDASLLAELSRRARAMVFLSIPFARDEDARKIEPWAATTTLRFSAMRILADAGIPVGIAIAPVIPGLNDPDVPELLERAREAGATVAFTQPLRLAAEVLPVFEERLEDAYPLRVNKVKNAIIEMRGGKMNESAFGARFSGQGPRWAMIERLFEAHCARLGLNKERITTGGPTTFRRPEKQLSLFDK; encoded by the coding sequence ATGCCGCGCCCGGTCCAAAATCCTCCCAATCCTTGGTCGTCCACGCAGGTGGAGTGGCTCGAGGAGCCGCCCAATGCCACGCTTCAGGTATTCGAGGAGCGAGCGCGCAGCATTCTTTCCGAAAACGATAGTCCCGATTTACCTTTTCGTTACAGTGTCAACCCGTACCGGGGTTGTATTCATGCTTGCGCATATTGTTATGCTCGGCCAAGCCATCAATATTTGGGGTTTGGAGCAGGCACCGATTTCGATCGCAAGATCGTCGTCAAGACGAATGCGCCGGAGCTTTTGCGCGAAGCCTTCGTTCGCCCATCGTGGAAAGGCGACGATGTCGTTTTCTCAGGAAATACCGATTGTTATCAGGCTCTCGAAGCCAATTACGAGATCACGCGCCGGTGTCTCGAAGTCTGTTTGGAATTCCAAAACCCGATTTCCATCATCACGAAGAGTCGTCTGGTCGCGCGCGATGCTTCCCTTCTTGCCGAGCTTTCACGGCGAGCTCGAGCGATGGTTTTTCTCAGCATTCCGTTTGCCCGAGACGAAGACGCGCGCAAAATCGAACCTTGGGCGGCCACGACGACGTTGCGGTTTTCTGCCATGCGCATCCTGGCCGATGCAGGGATTCCCGTGGGAATTGCCATTGCACCCGTCATTCCGGGACTCAACGACCCCGACGTGCCGGAATTGCTCGAACGAGCGCGCGAAGCGGGGGCAACGGTCGCATTCACGCAGCCTTTGCGGCTTGCGGCGGAGGTCTTGCCCGTGTTCGAAGAGCGGCTCGAGGACGCATACCCGCTGCGCGTGAACAAGGTGAAAAACGCGATCATCGAAATGCGCGGCGGCAAAATGAACGAAAGCGCATTCGGTGCACGTTTTTCCGGACAAGGTCCGCGGTGGGCGATGATCGAGCGGCTCTTCGAAGCGCATTGCGCACGGCTCGGACTGAACAAGGAACGTATTACGACAGGCGGTCCCACCACGTTTCGCCGGCCAGAGAAGCAGCTTTCGCTCTTCGATAAGTAA
- the hemH gene encoding ferrochelatase, translated as MSIAVLVSCHGTVSNVDDTAAFIRNIRRGRPAPPELIAEVKHRFELIGGSPLMRITEAQAVALEARIGIPVAVAGRLWHPYPNEVLPKLVERGIRTVISLPLAPQSVDVYHAAIREAAANHPELSVRAVPPWGMEPALIDAFVQTIDEALDGVPREDATNIPIVLTAHSLPRRVIAAGDAYETQFREMAGAVAARLVPRGFSVHVAFQSQGASSEPWLGPDLGETFADLARSGAQRALVAPIGFVAEHIETLYDLDIEAPLIAKKAGLSGILRAKAVNDRPRFIDALETVVRRAMVD; from the coding sequence ATGTCCATCGCTGTCCTCGTGTCATGTCATGGCACTGTCTCCAACGTGGACGACACGGCTGCCTTCATTCGCAACATCCGTCGGGGCCGTCCGGCGCCTCCCGAGCTCATTGCGGAAGTGAAGCATCGATTCGAATTGATTGGCGGCTCGCCACTCATGAGGATCACCGAAGCGCAGGCGGTGGCGCTCGAAGCGCGCATTGGCATTCCGGTGGCCGTTGCCGGGCGGCTTTGGCATCCGTACCCGAACGAGGTTTTACCGAAGCTCGTCGAACGAGGCATTCGCACGGTGATTTCGCTGCCTCTCGCGCCGCAATCCGTCGACGTGTATCACGCGGCGATTCGCGAGGCTGCGGCGAATCATCCTGAACTGTCCGTACGAGCCGTGCCTCCGTGGGGCATGGAACCGGCGTTGATTGACGCGTTTGTCCAAACCATCGACGAGGCGCTCGACGGCGTGCCGCGAGAGGACGCGACGAACATTCCGATCGTGCTCACGGCGCACAGTTTGCCTCGACGCGTGATTGCGGCAGGAGATGCATACGAGACGCAATTCCGCGAAATGGCCGGGGCCGTCGCCGCGCGGCTCGTGCCTCGTGGTTTTTCCGTGCACGTCGCATTTCAGAGCCAAGGGGCGAGCAGCGAGCCTTGGCTCGGGCCGGATCTTGGCGAAACATTTGCGGATCTTGCGCGTAGCGGGGCGCAGCGCGCGCTCGTCGCTCCGATTGGTTTCGTGGCCGAGCACATCGAAACGCTGTACGATTTGGACATCGAGGCTCCATTGATCGCCAAAAAAGCGGGTCTTTCAGGGATCTTGCGCGCAAAAGCCGTCAATGATCGGCCGCGGTTCATCGATGCATTGGAGACCGTGGTTCGCCGCGCGATGGTAGATTGA
- a CDS encoding alpha/beta hydrolase, with the protein MPHVELNGQKIFYEDSGGDGPAIVFGHGFLMDHTMFDAQVRVLVPKYRVIRHDQRGFGQTQTDGKPFTYWDCADDAVRLCDHLGIERAVFGGMSQGGFVSLRVALRYPDRVRALVLISTQAGVDDAEKLAGYRQMLDSWRQFGLVVPLREAIATLILGGREHWEPWISKWATLPQEAMVDPTLCLLERDDITERVGTISAPAIVFHGTADLSIHIDRARMLYEKLGNAKRFVEVPGAAHAANVTHPEVVNGPLVEFLREYVASARAS; encoded by the coding sequence ATGCCTCACGTTGAATTGAATGGGCAAAAAATTTTTTACGAGGACTCTGGTGGCGATGGTCCGGCCATCGTATTCGGCCACGGGTTTCTCATGGATCACACGATGTTCGATGCGCAAGTTCGCGTACTTGTTCCAAAATACCGTGTCATCCGTCACGACCAGCGCGGTTTCGGGCAAACTCAAACCGATGGCAAACCGTTTACGTATTGGGATTGCGCCGACGACGCCGTGCGGCTTTGCGATCATCTCGGGATCGAGCGAGCCGTCTTTGGCGGCATGTCCCAAGGTGGTTTCGTATCGCTTCGCGTGGCGCTTCGCTATCCGGACCGGGTCAGAGCACTGGTACTGATATCGACGCAAGCCGGCGTCGACGATGCCGAAAAGCTCGCGGGATACCGCCAGATGCTCGATTCGTGGCGCCAATTTGGTCTCGTCGTGCCACTTCGCGAAGCCATTGCGACGCTCATTCTCGGTGGGCGCGAGCATTGGGAGCCGTGGATATCGAAATGGGCGACGTTGCCGCAGGAAGCGATGGTAGACCCGACGTTGTGCTTGCTCGAGCGTGACGACATCACGGAGCGCGTTGGAACAATCAGCGCGCCGGCCATCGTGTTTCATGGAACGGCCGATCTGTCCATTCACATCGACCGGGCGCGAATGCTGTACGAAAAACTCGGCAATGCCAAGCGTTTTGTCGAAGTTCCGGGGGCCGCGCATGCGGCGAACGTGACGCATCCCGAAGTGGTCAATGGGCCGCTTGTGGAATTTTTGCGCGAATACGTGGCAAGCGCGCGGGCAAGCTGA
- the murE gene encoding UDP-N-acetylmuramyl-tripeptide synthetase → MTNTYGTLQSLRYSASSMLPPPPPWSHRLFTAGVTGTNGKTTTTSYLASALGCLHGPVLRITTVGSFLGQEKIDVADDYDGFVEAMKRALDVGAKMAVLECTSEALAVGFAKAWPISIGVFTNLTRDHLDSHGSAEHYLASKAQLFVHLPPGGAAVLNAYDPASALLAEVIPKSVRTLRYGLSSRSSGPPVMDVDIAAERVIVGWDGTRVKLWPSSRLAGFDREMHLRAIGEVYAENALAALAAAMEAGISANDAVDAIEKTPAIPGRFEVIGAGPRAVVDYGHSPDALERTLATARSLCAGRLIVVFGAGGERDRGKREAMGRAARIADRIVLTSDNPRREDPALIAAAIRRGVGDHPAVSVVLDREKAIFDALGGADVDDVVVIAGRGPETEQVFASGARRLVDAEVARRALGELVRLDKHA, encoded by the coding sequence TTGACGAATACTTACGGCACGTTGCAGTCGCTGCGCTACAGTGCGTCTTCGATGCTTCCGCCGCCTCCGCCGTGGTCACACCGCTTGTTTACTGCTGGTGTGACGGGAACCAATGGCAAGACCACGACGACGAGTTATCTCGCATCGGCACTTGGATGTTTGCATGGGCCGGTGCTGAGAATAACGACGGTCGGTTCGTTCTTGGGCCAAGAAAAAATCGATGTGGCAGACGATTACGACGGGTTTGTCGAAGCAATGAAGCGGGCGCTCGATGTCGGGGCGAAAATGGCGGTTTTGGAATGCACGAGCGAGGCGCTCGCGGTGGGGTTCGCCAAAGCGTGGCCGATTTCCATCGGGGTCTTCACGAACCTCACGCGTGATCATCTCGATAGTCACGGATCTGCCGAGCATTACTTGGCGAGCAAAGCGCAGCTCTTCGTGCATTTGCCGCCCGGAGGTGCAGCCGTGCTCAATGCGTACGATCCTGCGTCGGCGCTGCTCGCGGAGGTGATTCCAAAGTCGGTGCGCACGTTGCGTTATGGTTTGTCGTCGCGTTCGTCCGGGCCGCCGGTCATGGATGTGGACATCGCTGCCGAGCGCGTGATCGTCGGGTGGGATGGTACGCGTGTAAAGCTTTGGCCGTCGTCGCGTCTGGCGGGGTTTGACCGGGAAATGCATTTGCGTGCAATTGGCGAAGTGTACGCAGAGAATGCGCTTGCTGCATTGGCGGCGGCCATGGAAGCCGGCATTTCGGCGAACGATGCCGTCGACGCGATCGAGAAGACGCCGGCGATACCGGGGCGATTCGAGGTCATTGGGGCGGGGCCGCGGGCCGTCGTCGATTACGGCCACTCGCCCGACGCGCTGGAACGAACGCTTGCCACGGCGCGTTCGCTTTGTGCGGGGCGATTGATCGTGGTGTTTGGTGCGGGAGGTGAGCGAGATCGAGGCAAGCGTGAAGCGATGGGACGAGCAGCGCGCATTGCCGACAGAATCGTGCTTACGAGCGACAATCCGCGCCGCGAAGATCCCGCGCTCATTGCGGCGGCGATTCGGCGTGGAGTTGGCGATCATCCCGCGGTGTCCGTCGTGCTCGATCGTGAAAAAGCCATTTTTGATGCATTGGGTGGTGCCGATGTCGACGACGTGGTGGTGATTGCCGGTCGAGGTCCCGAGACCGAGCAAGTATTCGCATCGGGCGCTCGTCGGCTCGTGGATGCCGAAGTTGCCCGGCGGGCCTTGGGCGAGCTGGTTCGTTTAGACAAACACGCTTGA
- a CDS encoding DUF2330 domain-containing protein, producing MKTRFLALTLFAPFAAALAWPSDARACGGCVVAPEDNTIVNSHRMALSISPKQTVLWDQIRYNGDPESWGWLLPVKPGAVVELSTDAWFETLDAATTTSVFAPPISCNNGSGIGCGFAQADFAGAPTSDALGGGVTGRSSRNRWALRNRHAQHANSRSPRRLAHERRLQRPCGFGPRHRCLRRRRLRLHCAEALARKRRRRNETRARRPARSGPHLAPSNGRRRHGRKCRNHALHHRRRTLGSQ from the coding sequence ATGAAAACACGCTTCCTTGCCCTCACGCTTTTCGCACCTTTCGCTGCAGCACTGGCCTGGCCAAGCGACGCTCGTGCATGCGGCGGATGCGTCGTCGCTCCCGAAGACAATACCATCGTCAACTCGCACCGAATGGCGCTCTCGATATCGCCCAAACAAACCGTCTTGTGGGACCAAATTCGATACAATGGCGACCCGGAGAGCTGGGGCTGGCTCTTGCCCGTCAAACCCGGCGCCGTCGTCGAGCTCTCCACGGATGCCTGGTTCGAAACGCTCGACGCAGCCACCACCACCAGCGTCTTCGCGCCGCCCATTAGCTGCAACAATGGCTCGGGCATCGGTTGCGGCTTCGCTCAGGCCGATTTCGCCGGCGCCCCTACGAGCGACGCACTTGGCGGCGGCGTGACCGGTCGTTCATCGCGGAACCGTTGGGCCCTTCGAAACCGTCACGCTCAGCACGCAAACTCCCGGAGTCCTCGACGATTGGCTCACGAACGCCGGCTTCAACGTCCCTGCGGATTCGGCCCCCGTCATCGATGCCTACGTCGCCGAAGGTTACGACTTCATTGCGCTGAAGCTCTTGCCCGAAAAAGGCGTCGACGAAATGAAACCCGTGCGCGTCGTCCAGCCCGGAGCGGTCCCCACCTTGCCCCTTCGAATGGTCGCCGTCGGCACGGGCGCAAATGTCGCAATCACGCTCTACATCATCGGCGAAGGACGCTGGGAAGCCAATAA
- the fdhD gene encoding formate dehydrogenase accessory sulfurtransferase FdhD, with protein sequence MTINKGIRRAEAVGVRDEAVLRQWEDVVVEEPLEIRVAGESLAMTMRTPGEDRFLALGFLFAEGVLQRLDDVASVHHCGRLGEPRYGNVIEVVPGPGVSLDVDVLSRTKRVGITQSSCGVCGRDSIDDLLQRVPILDSRTRIDANLLTRVPSLLATGQANFARTGGLHAACAVTASGRVLAHAEDVGRHNAVDKVVGKLFLAKGLPRDGTTDDPALVLAVSGRASFEIVQKAAMAGFSCVASVSAASSLAIETAHAAGLTLAAFVREGRFTLYSHETRVV encoded by the coding sequence GTGACCATAAACAAAGGTATTCGCCGTGCCGAAGCCGTGGGTGTGCGGGACGAAGCGGTGCTGCGTCAATGGGAGGATGTCGTCGTCGAGGAGCCGCTGGAAATTCGAGTGGCTGGGGAATCGCTCGCAATGACGATGCGCACGCCGGGGGAAGACCGCTTTTTGGCGCTTGGTTTTCTGTTTGCCGAAGGCGTTCTCCAGAGACTCGACGACGTGGCCAGCGTGCATCATTGCGGGCGCTTGGGAGAACCTCGATATGGCAATGTGATCGAAGTGGTTCCGGGGCCTGGCGTGAGCTTGGATGTCGATGTCCTTTCACGGACGAAACGTGTGGGCATCACGCAAAGCTCGTGCGGGGTATGCGGGCGCGACAGCATCGACGACTTATTGCAGCGCGTGCCGATTTTGGATTCACGCACGCGAATCGATGCGAATCTGTTGACGCGTGTTCCTTCGCTTTTGGCTACCGGGCAGGCCAATTTTGCGAGGACGGGCGGGCTGCATGCTGCGTGTGCCGTTACCGCATCGGGTCGCGTGTTGGCTCATGCCGAAGATGTCGGGCGACACAATGCGGTGGACAAAGTCGTGGGCAAACTTTTTCTTGCCAAAGGATTGCCGCGCGACGGCACCACGGACGATCCCGCGCTTGTACTTGCGGTGAGCGGTCGAGCGAGTTTTGAAATCGTGCAAAAAGCGGCGATGGCGGGTTTTTCGTGCGTGGCAAGCGTTTCGGCGGCAAGCTCGCTCGCCATCGAAACGGCTCATGCAGCGGGTTTGACGCTGGCGGCGTTCGTACGCGAGGGGCGTTTTACGCTGTATTCGCACGAAACGCGCGTCGTTTGA